From the Papaver somniferum cultivar HN1 chromosome 2, ASM357369v1, whole genome shotgun sequence genome, the window ACTAAGTGCAGTCGTGAtgcatgcgacagtgagttaggtttAATTTCCAGTAATTTTAATACTACTTAGTTTAAGTacccaaataaaataaaattatttacacaTCTTTGTCACTTATATTTACATATTCTACGAACTAAATACGACTTAGCAAGTCCATGTGTACACTACAACAAGTCCACAAAAATTGCCAATTTTAATTAAGGTGAGCACAATGCACCTAAGACAAGTGTATCCAACTGTAATAAAAATttgtgtgcgatatttaacctCAGGTGTGTCTACCCGTCTAGCATAAATACTATTgtcaaaacaaaacataaactgCAAATGAGTGTATATGTAGTGTAAACGAAAAATGGTCAAGGAATGGGCAGCCATTTACCGTTTTGTGAAAGGAAAAATGGTCGATGATTAGCCGTTCCATTTGAACGGATAATGATTGTCCGTTATTATGAAGAAGAACGGTTAATGATTAGCCGTTTTCTGCTTTTTCAAAACggctaatggttagccatatccGGAGTCTTACCGCTGGAATTCCCGCACACTAGGGAAATCTTGCGGGAAGACCCACCTTTGGCCACGCTTTTCTTGGCTGGGAAGGGCTTGGGCATGCCCATAAGACCCAGTCTTCGGGCCATCCAAACAAGCCGTAAGGGTACTTTAGGCCAAACAAAAAGTAAAAGTCATCAGTCTGAGTCCTCACGTTAATGTCCCCCATTTTACTGTTTCGTAATTGCCACACTACTAGAAACCAAAAAAACGCGGAGTCTACAGAAATGAGAAAACcaaaaccttcgtttcaaagctTCATCTGATTCTACTCAACAATAATCACTACAATAGAACTATAATTATTAGGTTTCCAGTTTCATTCTTCATCACGTTATCAAAAGATCTAAACCCAAAATTCCCTTTctctagttaaaaaaaaaatctcttaatCACTTCCTTCTATCAGATTCAATTCTGGAACGGAAAGTCTGCAGAAATCAAATGCTGTTTCTAAGATCTCTGTGAGAAATTGAAGCTCTTTTTTTGAACAATGGGAGGTGTTCCATCAACTCCACGGTATAACGCGAGACCACAAGAAACGGCTGAGTATCTGATTGGTACTTTTGTCGGTGAGAAATCTTTTCCTCTTTCATCAGATTTTTGGAAGAAATTACTTGAAATTCCTCTCATTCTTCAATGGCCTCAACTTCAAGTACTCCAAGCTTGTCAAGCTTTAGGTTAGTATCATCAATTCTTGTTCTCTTCTTTGATCTTCTCCACTACTTTTTACTGTATAGCTAATTTTACATGCTAATTGAACGATTCAACTCGAAACATGAACGATTTATTTGTTTTCATTGATGCAGCAAAGAACAACTCTCATACTAGGCATCTAGCTAAGATTTTGATACATCTTGCTTGCTGTTTGCAAGAATCTATTACTACGACTTTTGATGAGTCAGTCGAAGTTCATATGAAGGCTTTGAATGCAGCTTATTTATCATCTATATTTTTGAAGTACATGATTGAAAACGCCAAGAGTGATCACTTTGAAGAACTGTATCTTTCGTTAGTTGAAGGTGAAGGTGGAAGTACCGCACAAGAAGATTTTTTAAGGGGTAAAGATACGATGCTTCAATTTATTGTTTGTTTCCTATAGAATTTTATTGAGGCTGCTAGTGTGTAATTGCAATGTGTCATTAAAACTGTATAAAATTGAATGTATCGGTTACTGGTTTAAACACTCCCAACAGGATAGAAACTTTCTCTAGCACAGGGAACGTCATGTATAGCAGATGTACTGCAAATAAGTAATAGTGCCGCTTATTTATTCTTTGGATTCGTTTTTTAAGATATCCTTGTTACGAGCATAGGAACAGTCCGACGAAACCTTGTTATGCTTTGATGAATATAAGGTTTGGATTCCTTTAGACGCTTGTTTATTAAGTATTGAAACCTTGGTAATATAGTGGCAATGCCCTTGTTACTTGATGCTGTTTTAAAACCTCTTTAGAAACATACTGTTGATTGAAAGTTCTGAAATACAATGGTGGTTGCAGCATCGAAGAATGAAGTTAACACTTGATGAAAGGAAACTATATCAATATTTTGGGAAGTAGTTCAAAGAATATATTATGTAGATATTAGACTTCAGTTTCAAGGCCTCTGTTACCTGCTAAATCTTAAGATGTTCatgtttctttggatttgatgttcatgttgatgttgatgttgatgcaCAACCTATCAATATGCACTTCTTTTGGGGGTCAGTTTGACCTCCACCCGCTTTTGAGTCTCCTGGAGTTTTTATTTGCTTCTCTTTTTATATTGGTTGGTGAAATTTTCTGGGTAGTATATCTTACAGATTTTATTGTTCATTGACGCAGATCAAAAGATTCAAAGTTTTGTTATTGGTACTGTTCTTACATTTATTGGCACATCAGATGTTAGGTATGTTCTGGAACCTTCAAATGTACTCTCCACATTATTAAACTGTTTTTCTATGCTTGCTTCTAATTTCTTGGTTATATTGTCATTGCAAGTTCTCACACATTCCATCTGCATCATGAAGTAATGAACTTTATGCTCGTGGCTATGTCAAGCCAGCTTCGTTCTGGACCTACTCCAGGGCCAAATGATGTACATCCTTTTATTGACGCGGCTATGATTCAGGTGACAAAAAACGCTTTGGATTTACTTACTTAGTGCAAAAATCTGCAAATTAAGCTGTTATTTTGACAAGGCTACTTTTATTTAGCAGGACAGTTCTGTGGTTGGTTTGGTAGTGCGTAGACTACTTCTTAATTATATTACACGACCCCAAGTTCCCTTAAATGCTGCATCCTATTCTGTCTTTTCTGAAGAAGGGCAGCCTGGTGTTCTTCAGAAAGTTGGTTCTGCAGCAGGTAAGGTGTCCATGTATACTGGTATTGATATCTCTTTGTAATTCATTTTAGTGCATTAGGTTCCATCAAAATTTGGTAGTTCATTATCTGTTAGGCACTTATATCGTAAGTTCAAACATTATCTAATTGGAGGCGCTGTTGCATTTCTTTTAAGAGATTACATTAGTGTAACAGAAAAATGTGTAAGTTTAGTCCTGCAGTTGGCTAAACTTATATGCCTTTGAGTTGCATATTTTTGCTTTTCTGCCAAAGAAGAGTGATCATTGATGTTTGATGCCCTTTACGTCTACTTCTTTTCGTTGGCTTGCAGCAAATCTTGTATTGTTGCCCTTCAGTTACTTCAATAGCTCAAGCGTTCAAGGCTCAAGAAATCCATTAGCAGACAACAGTCTTCTTGTCTTACTTGTACTCACTCATTATCGGAAATGTGTTATGATGAGCGAGTCAATAACAAGTAATAACAAGGTCAATGTTGAATCTGATACTGTTTTGAAAGAAACTTCACATTTTATTGACAATCCATATAGCAAGGCTCTACAAACTGCTAGGGATATTGAATGTGAGTTCATCTTTTCATTCCTTACTTTTCAGTTTTGTAGCTTCATCTCTTATTGAGCCATCACTGATTTTGTGCAAATTTACTTACAGTTGATCGCGTGGATGTTGAGGGCAATGCACACAGTGGACCACTCGTAAGATTGCCTTTTGCATCTCTGTTTGACACCATTGGACGGTGAGTAAGTTTTATACCTCATGTTCTAGAGTCTGATTATAATGTATGAAAATTTCGATTCTGGGATACTCATCTGTACCATTACATCCCTACTTCCATTCAACTAAAATtaccttttgttgttttttggaaAGAGCTCTGCATACAAGATTTATAGATAGGCTAAAGGAATTATAGATAGGCTAAAGGCATTCAACTAAAATTACCTTTTGTCGTTTTTTGGAAAGAGCTCTGCATACAAGAATTATAGATAGGCTAAAGGCATTAAACAAAGCATCATTTAAATattaattatcaaatttctctgATTTTAAAAGGAAATTAGAAAGATTGACTTCATTATATAATGTAATTATGTCCTAAACTCGCCAAAAAAGAGTGGAAGCTTAGATACTGCACAGTCAATGAAGTGATATGCCTTAGGGGATGGAATCATAGTATGTGTTAGCGTCTGAGCACCCAGCCTCCTATTTCTTGTTGTGAAGTTCTTTTGACGGGGGCATAGCCAAGGTTAAATTGCTGAATCCTGGTAGAATATGATACATTCTTTACCTTTGATGAACAACCAGAGTCACATGTTTCTAATGCTGAACTACCTGAGCACTTCTTACTTCTTGTATTCATGTGTATTTCCTCCTACACATCCAAAAGGAGCACTTGATTTGATCGATTGATTTGCTTGGGCTGTGAGTAATACTTGTTGCTGCTCTTCTGCTTTTCATATGTTCCAGGTGCTTAGCTGATGAGAGTACAGTTCTACTACTGTACTCGTTAGTGCAAGGAAATTCTGATTTCCTGGAATATGTTTTGGTGCGAACCGATATGGATACACTGGTATGAATCTGCGTCATATTATTGAGTGTCTAAGCTGCGCCTGAGCTTGTTAGGGTTCCAAAACCTCAGGCTCAGTTACATTGATGATATCCTTGAGATTGCTGGTTCAGTTTTATCAAGCTAGATTTATTCACTTTTCATGATTAGATATAGAAGGCACGCCTCTCTAAAATATCTGGCAGAGATAACCGCAATAAGAGCTAATGTGATGTGTTTATGTGACCAGCTAATGCCTATTCTGGAAACACTTTATAATGCTTCACGGAGGACGTCAAGTCAAATCTACATGTTGCTTATTATTCTTCTCATACTTAGTCAGGACTCCTCATTCAATGCCAGCGCTCACAAGCTGGTAATAGCTGCCCCTTTATACTCACATTTTGTATCTGTTGAACAAAAAAGCTATAATTATTTTCTACTTTTCCCGTAGATACTACCCAATGTTCCATGGTACCAAGAACGCCTTCTCCATCAAACTTCTCTCGGCTCCCTGATGGTTATAGTTCTTATAAGAACCATCAAGTACAATCTGTCGAAGCTACGGGTATGATTTGAACATTTACATTAATCGATTGCTATGCATGCATTCAATGTCTTACACATGCATGTATATCAGTGATTGCTGCTTAGAACCTTCGGTTACTTGAGATCTGTTGTTCTGTGTGGTATATTTTGCAAATGTTTTCTTGTTTAAAGTTATGAAGTGTGAAAACACACATTTTTTCACTAATAACCCTTGCAACATACCATCGTGTGTAGCTCTCATTTTTTGTTTCTGTAACTATGGCAGGATGTTTATCTCCATACAAACTGTCTTGCTACTTTGACGAACATGGCACCACATGTTCACAGGTTGAGTGGTTATGCGTCACAGAGGCTTGTTAGCCTTTTTGATATGCTTTCACGCAAGTATGCTTCTCAGCTTCCCCTCCTTTTTTTACCATTTCTGCTTGCATTTCATAGCCTTTTGTTTTTGCGAGATACTTCTTATTTTTAAGGGAAAGTTACTAAGTTTTGTTCAGTTCAATTTAAGCTACATAtacctgattgatatgagatctGTAATCCTGCATATAGGTATACCAAATTAGCGGAGCTAAAAAATGATCAGAAAATTAAAATCGACTCGGCAGATGGAGACGATGTGGTAATATTCAACAACCTATCCTTTAAGTAGATTGCCACTTGTTTGTTGGTAGTTACTTTTTCCAACTTCCTATTGATTAACTAGATTTTGTTTATGACAGGCATCAGAACTTCACATTTATACGGACTTTTTACGAATTGTATTGGAGATCTTGAATGCAATCCTTACATATGCTCTGCCTCGAAATCCTGAGGTATCTTTTATGAACTCTTGAAGTTGCCACTTCACGAGTTATACCTGCTCTTTCTGTACTCTTCTTTTTCATGCTGCATATGtaatattattattgttgtttttaattatttttttcttctagtaATGCTGTTTttaacctcttttttttttcttgaattggAGCAGGTTGTATATGCAATAATGCACCGTCAGGAGGTCTTCGAACCCTTCAGGAACCATCCACGTTTTAATGAGCTGCTAGAAAACATATATACTGTATGGCTTCTTGACGTATAAAGaacttcttttattttctttggttGTTGGTAAATTATGCTTTCGTGTCTaaattttaattttgcaattttctttctttttcctgaTGAAGACCTTACTATTTTATATGCATAGATCtttacttgaactatttcatgTCATGTGTTGGTGATTCCAAAAACAAATGTTTTTTGTACCCTGCAGGTGTTAGATTTCTTCAATAGTCGCATGGATGCTCAAAGAACAGAAGGTGGTGAATGGTCAGTGGAGAAAGTCTTGCAAGTCATAATCATTAATTGCCGATCTTGGCGAAGTGAAGGAATGAAGGTAATCTCTCATTGATATGATCATTCTTATACCACAGATCTTCTCATTAATAGATCTAGGAAACTCTTTCACTTGTTTCTGATATTAATATTATGGACTTGGCAGATGTTTAATCAGTTAAGGTTCACATATGAGCAAGAGAATCATCCTGAAGAGTTCT encodes:
- the LOC113347170 gene encoding dymeclin-like isoform X3; amino-acid sequence: MGGVPSTPRYNARPQETAEYLIGTFVGEKSFPLSSDFWKKLLEIPLILQWPQLQVLQACQALAKNNSHTRHLAKILIHLACCLQESITTTFDESVEVHMKALNAAYLSSIFLKYMIENAKSDHFEELYLSLVEGEGGSTAQEDFLRDQKIQSFVIGTVLTFIGTSDVSSHTFHLHHEVMNFMLVAMSSQLRSGPTPGPNDVHPFIDAAMIQDSSVVGLVVRRLLLNYITRPQVPLNAASYSVFSEEGQPGVLQKVGSAAANLVLLPFSYFNSSSVQGSRNPLADNSLLVLLVLTHYRKCVMMSESITSNNKVNVESDTVLKETSHFIDNPYSKALQTARDIEFDRVDVEGNAHSGPLVRLPFASLFDTIGRCLADESTVLLLYSLVQGNSDFLEYVLVRTDMDTLLMPILETLYNASRRTSSQIYMLLIILLILSQDSSFNASAHKLILPNVPWYQERLLHQTSLGSLMVIVLIRTIKYNLSKLRDVYLHTNCLATLTNMAPHVHRLSGYASQRLVSLFDMLSRKYTKLAELKNDQKIKIDSADGDDVASELHIYTDFLRIVLEILNAILTYALPRNPEVVYAIMHRQEVFEPFRNHPRFNELLENIYTVLDFFNSRMDAQRTEGGEWSVEKVLQVIIINCRSWRSEGMKMFNQLRFTYEQENHPEEFFIPYVWQLVLSGSTFSFNPAAIYLFPAGLPVEQDKHTEDGNSDEKAEELSV
- the LOC113347170 gene encoding dymeclin-like isoform X1, whose amino-acid sequence is MGGVPSTPRYNARPQETAEYLIGTFVGEKSFPLSSDFWKKLLEIPLILQWPQLQVLQACQALAKNNSHTRHLAKILIHLACCLQESITTTFDESVEVHMKALNAAYLSSIFLKYMIENAKSDHFEELYLSLVEGEGGSTAQEDFLRDQKIQSFVIGTVLTFIGTSDVSSHTFHLHHEVMNFMLVAMSSQLRSGPTPGPNDVHPFIDAAMIQQDSSVVGLVVRRLLLNYITRPQVPLNAASYSVFSEEGQPGVLQKVGSAAANLVLLPFSYFNSSSVQGSRNPLADNSLLVLLVLTHYRKCVMMSESITSNNKVNVESDTVLKETSHFIDNPYSKALQTARDIEFDRVDVEGNAHSGPLVRLPFASLFDTIGRCLADESTVLLLYSLVQGNSDFLEYVLVRTDMDTLLMPILETLYNASRRTSSQIYMLLIILLILSQDSSFNASAHKLILPNVPWYQERLLHQTSLGSLMVIVLIRTIKYNLSKLRDVYLHTNCLATLTNMAPHVHRLSGYASQRLVSLFDMLSRKYTKLAELKNDQKIKIDSADGDDVASELHIYTDFLRIVLEILNAILTYALPRNPEVVYAIMHRQEVFEPFRNHPRFNELLENIYTVLDFFNSRMDAQRTEGGEWSVEKVLQVIIINCRSWRSEGMKMFNQLRFTYEQENHPEEFFIPYVWQLVLSGSTFSFNPAAIYLFPAGLPVEQDKHTEDGNSDEKAEELSV
- the LOC113347170 gene encoding dymeclin-like isoform X2, whose translation is MGGVPSTPRYNARPQETAEYLIGTFVGEKSFPLSSDFWKKLLEIPLILQWPQLQVLQACQALAKNNSHTRHLAKILIHLACCLQESITTTFDESVEVHMKALNAAYLSSIFLKYMIENAKSDHFEELYLSLVEGEGGSTAQEDFLRDQKIQSFVIGTVLTFIGTSDVSSHTFHLHHEVMNFMLVAMSSQLRSGPTPGPNDVHPFIDAAMIQQDSSVVGLVVRRLLLNYITRPQVPLNAASYSVFSEEGQPGVLQKVGSAAANLVLLPFSYFNSSSVQGSRNPLADNSLLVLLVLTHYRKCVMMSESITSNNKVNVESDTVLKETSHFIDNPYSKALQTARDIEFDRVDVEGNAHSGPLVRLPFASLFDTIGRCLADESTVLLLYSLVQGNSDFLEYVLVRTDMDTLLMPILETLYNASRRTSSQIYMLLIILLILSQDSSFNASAHKLILPNVPWYQERLLHQTSLGSLMVIVLIRTIKYNLSKLRDVYLHTNCLATLTNMAPHVHRLSGYASQRLVSLFDMLSRKYTKLAELKNDQKIKIDSADGDDVASELHIYTDFLRIVLEILNAILTYALPRNPEVVYAIMHRQEVFEPFRNHPRFNELLENIYTVLDFFNSRMDAQRTEGGEWSVEKVLQVIIINCRSWRSEGMKMFNQLRFTYEQENHPEEFFIPYVWQLVLSGSTFSFNPAAIYLFPAGLPVEDKHTEDGNSDEKAEELSV